AGCCTGTTAGAGGACGCCAAAGCTTATCAGGCAACGATTGCAGCCTTGGTTGCGCAATACAAAGATATGGGCTTTACCAAAGTGGTGGGTACTGAAGCCCGCGGCTTTTTATTCGGCGCGCCACTGGCATTAGAACTGGGTGTTGGATTTGTGCCTGTACGCAAGCCAGGCAAACTGCCTCGTGAAACCATCGCAGAAAGCTATGAGCTGGAATATGGACACGACACGCTGGAAATCCACAAAGATGCGATTTCTGCTGGTGACAAAGTGTTGGTAGTTGATGATCTGCTGGCTACCGGTGGCACCATTGAAGCAACCGTTAAATTGATCCGTGCTCTGGGCGGTGAAGTGAGTCACGGTGCATTTGTTATCTCTCTGCCTGAGCTGGGTGGCGAAGTCCGTCTGCAGCAACTGGGTCTAGAACTGTTCAAACTTTGCGAGTTTGACGGCGAATAATTCAGCGCCCCGAAAGCTCCCCGTAGTCGTGTTATAGCATGTGTTTTCATTGCATGTTATTGTGCCCTGATTACGAGGAGCTTGCTCCCGAAACTGATTAACTTTTGGGGAGTTTCATGTCATATCAGGTGTTAGCCAGAAAAT
This region of Shewanella sp. NFH-SH190041 genomic DNA includes:
- the apt gene encoding adenine phosphoribosyltransferase, which encodes MAMNSESLTFIKQSIKTIPDYPKKGIMFRDVTSLLEDAKAYQATIAALVAQYKDMGFTKVVGTEARGFLFGAPLALELGVGFVPVRKPGKLPRETIAESYELEYGHDTLEIHKDAISAGDKVLVVDDLLATGGTIEATVKLIRALGGEVSHGAFVISLPELGGEVRLQQLGLELFKLCEFDGE